A genomic region of Bactrocera dorsalis isolate Fly_Bdor chromosome 3, ASM2337382v1, whole genome shotgun sequence contains the following coding sequences:
- the LOC105224628 gene encoding uncharacterized protein LOC105224628 isoform X1 has protein sequence MKCTKNNLKMEVEKRQLEPSNCSGDAGITNVSLMATNSVDKSNIEVAEDMNKTQNHKSQTNKDETSDETAKKPTHNSAIKTNEEDSNKNENISDVSVKQQEVLLIKVTENNEGSKTPKLEESANKNSLDFKETKSGENLNDLNEFEDSQDAVEDDESQKEEASTADDDNSLSPSTQSQSPPLRDTTIATSSASIASAIGVAASVVVAAAGIRASIPDTILSPPKSETLTDDANTATSSSSPASDSQLSPMITETSIASSAALTPTTPPEAPEMSVSNNSGESTPSKTATKRGATDIDSVAEGGGKRVIQPINLVANGTIPKSSGKPLMSAMNKKLKEKTTRAPRQRKQKSTLPMYESEISDNKTGIKLCIKKSDSTGNLAASTGILVPTVTAKSVETTTTAPKQTRKRSRKTKSKARVDDDESEPEVTTVKRGKNKASNAERQKKVSFSGIEEQGEKHRATIEQGDWGARIPQEILFKIFEILVDREGCLPTLCRLGRVCTLWRNVALTPSLWKTMDLSTWIKDKYRTELKLKWFVDNRCSECTELNVANWKMSDINCFLNKLAVGCPNLTSITLSGWKGFTSDHLAYLAENMQKLERLDLSSVNVEMNASKSAVGPQSLCNALQIMNKRLTHLYLAHNRLAGIPQIVATLATHCPNLVNLDLSNVTTQATSHGIFHIEKLQHGCPKLKVLRVTNSHITWGNATLQEAMDSPGFPELEELSVAALTDECRVIGDDHLQRILKTSSKLKLLDVRGCARLTHESLIRLPAWDIKHLFLSFCSVTRDVGSGLELIASKWAHSLIELDLAWANVQQPLDNALRALAEKGSESPLAHLNLCGSSVSDEAVKEILANCAHMSSINLSSCRGLPRGVKRLMQGQQELQELREVLKVQMKVKLPAQIKQEQEEEERRKRFEQCGATTDADSGGGGSNVQSN, from the exons caccaaaaataatttaaaaatggaagTAGAAAAAAGGCAGCTTGAACCGAGCAATTGTAGTGGAGATGCAGGAATAACGAATGTTTCTCTAATGGCAACAAACTCCGtagataaatcaaatattgaagTTGCGGAAGATATGaacaaaacacaaaatcatAAAAGCCAAACTAATAAAGATGAAACAAGTGACGAAACAGCGAAGAAGCCTACACATAATTCAGCTATCAAAACCAATGAAGAAGATTCAAATAAGAATGAGAATATATCGGATGTATCGGTAAAACAACAAGAAGTCTTATTAATAAAAGTCACTGAAAACAATGAGGGCTCCAAAACTCCAAAGTTGGAAGAAAGTGCGAACAAAAATAGTCTTGATTTTAAAGAGACCAAAAGTggagaaaatttaaatgatctAAATGAATTTGAAGATTCGCAAGATGCTGTCGAGGATGACGAAAGTCAGAAGGAAGAAGCATCAACAGCTGACGATGACAACAGTCTTTCGCCTTCAACACAATCGCAATCACCACCACTTAGAGACACAACAATTGCGACATCAAGTGCATCCATTGCTTCAGCAATTGGGGTAGCGGCTTCCGTAGTTGTGGCAGCTGCCGGTATAAGAGCTTCTATTCCAGACACAATTTTATCGCCACCCAAGTCAGAAACACTAACCGATGATGCAAACACTGCTACATCATCCTCATCACCAGCATCGGATTCTCAGCTCTCGCCGATGATTACCGAAACCTCAATTGCGAGCAGTGCAGCACTTACCCCAACTACACCACCAGAAGCACCAGAAATGTCTGTCTCCAATAATAGTGGAGAGTCAACACCCTCTAAGACAGCTACCAAGAGGGGTGCCACCGATATTGACTCAGTTGCAGAAGGTGGTGGCAAACGCGTTATACAACCGATTAATCTTGTTGCAAACGGCACCATACCCAAATCTAGTGGGAAACCGCTAATGTCGGCcatgaataaaaaattgaaagaaaaaacgacACGTGCACCAAGACAAAGGAAACAAAAATCTACGTTGCCTATGTACGAAAGCGAG ATAAGCGACAataaaacgggaatcaaattaTGTATAAAGAAATCAGATTCTACGGGCAATTTGGCTGCTTCAACGGGAATTTTAGTACCAACCGTTACGGCGAAATCGGTAGAGACTACAACTACTGCTCCTAAGCAGACGCGCAAACGTTCCCGCAAAACGAAATCAAAGGCACGCGTCGATGACGACGAAAGTGAGCCTGAGGTAACGACGGTAAAGCGTGGGAAGAACAAGGCCAGCAATGCAGAACGTCAGAAGAAAGTCTCTTTTAGTGGCATCGAAGAACAAGGCGAGAAACATCGCGCCACAATTGAGCAAGGCGATTGGGGTGCACGGATCCCACAGGAAATACTCTTTAAG atttttgaaattctaGTTGATCGTGAAGGTTGTTTGCCAACACTTTGTCGACTTGGTCGTGTTTGTACACTGTGGCGAAATGTTGCGCTAACGCCATCATTGTGGAAAACTATGGATCTATCTACGTGGATAAAGGACAAATATCGCACCGAACTCAAACTAAAATGGTTTGTAGACAATCGATGCAGCGAGTGTACAGAATTGAATGTTG CCAACTGGAAAATGTCGGATATAAACTGCTTTCTAAATAAATTGGCGGTCGGTTGTCCAAATTTAACGAGCATTACTCTATCAGGTTGGAAAGGTTTCACTTCAGATCATTTGGCTTATTTAgcagaaaatatgcaaaaactgGAACGCCTCGATTTGAGTTCTGTTAAT GTGGAAATGAATGCGAGCAAGAGTGCAGTGGGCCCACAATCGCTCTGCAATGCATTACAAATAATGAATAAACGTTTAACGCATCTCTATTTGGCACATAATCGGCTGGCCGGGATCCCACAAATAGTCGCTACTTTGGCT ACACATTGCCCCAATTTGGTGAACTTAGATCTCTCAAATGTTACAACACAAGCGACTTCACACGGCATCTTTCACATTGAAAAGCTTCAGCATGGCTGCCCCAAATTAAAAGTACTACGAGTCACGAATTCACACATAACATGGGGGAATGCAACACTGCAAGAAGCG ATGGATTCGCCAGGTTTCCCAGAGCTCGAGGAACTCTCGGTGGCAGCTTTAACAGATGAATGCCGCGTTATCGGTGATGACCATTTGCAGCGCATATTGAAAACCAGTTCGAAACTAAAGCTCTTGGATGTGCGCGGTTGCGCACGACTCACGCACGAAAGTCTTATACGCCTACCTGCATGGGACAtcaagcatttatttttgtcattttgctCAGTGACACGTGATGTTGG CTCCGGCCTCGAGTTGATCGCCTCAAAATGGGCTCATAGTCTTATAGAATTGGACTTAGCTTGGGCGAATGTGCAGCAACCGCTTGACAATGCATTACGTGCATTGGCCGAAAAGGGCAGCGAATCGCCATTAGC GCATTTGAATCTCTGTGGTTCGTCGGTTTCAGATGAAGCAGTCAAGGAAATACTTGCAAACTGTGCGCACATGAGTTCAATAAATCTCTCATCGTGTCGTGGTTTACCGCGTGGTGTCAAACGTCTAATGCAAGGTCAGCAAGAGTTACAAGAACTGCGTGAAGTGCTTAAGGTGCAGATGAAAGTGAAATTGCCCGCTCAAATAAAGCAAGAGCAAGAGGAGGAGGAGCGACGGAAGCGCTTCGAACAATGCGGCGCAACTACTGACGCTGATAGCGGCGGTGGTGGCAGTAATGTTCAATCTAATTGA
- the LOC105224628 gene encoding uncharacterized protein LOC105224628 isoform X2, protein MEVEKRQLEPSNCSGDAGITNVSLMATNSVDKSNIEVAEDMNKTQNHKSQTNKDETSDETAKKPTHNSAIKTNEEDSNKNENISDVSVKQQEVLLIKVTENNEGSKTPKLEESANKNSLDFKETKSGENLNDLNEFEDSQDAVEDDESQKEEASTADDDNSLSPSTQSQSPPLRDTTIATSSASIASAIGVAASVVVAAAGIRASIPDTILSPPKSETLTDDANTATSSSSPASDSQLSPMITETSIASSAALTPTTPPEAPEMSVSNNSGESTPSKTATKRGATDIDSVAEGGGKRVIQPINLVANGTIPKSSGKPLMSAMNKKLKEKTTRAPRQRKQKSTLPMYESEISDNKTGIKLCIKKSDSTGNLAASTGILVPTVTAKSVETTTTAPKQTRKRSRKTKSKARVDDDESEPEVTTVKRGKNKASNAERQKKVSFSGIEEQGEKHRATIEQGDWGARIPQEILFKIFEILVDREGCLPTLCRLGRVCTLWRNVALTPSLWKTMDLSTWIKDKYRTELKLKWFVDNRCSECTELNVANWKMSDINCFLNKLAVGCPNLTSITLSGWKGFTSDHLAYLAENMQKLERLDLSSVNVEMNASKSAVGPQSLCNALQIMNKRLTHLYLAHNRLAGIPQIVATLATHCPNLVNLDLSNVTTQATSHGIFHIEKLQHGCPKLKVLRVTNSHITWGNATLQEAMDSPGFPELEELSVAALTDECRVIGDDHLQRILKTSSKLKLLDVRGCARLTHESLIRLPAWDIKHLFLSFCSVTRDVGSGLELIASKWAHSLIELDLAWANVQQPLDNALRALAEKGSESPLAHLNLCGSSVSDEAVKEILANCAHMSSINLSSCRGLPRGVKRLMQGQQELQELREVLKVQMKVKLPAQIKQEQEEEERRKRFEQCGATTDADSGGGGSNVQSN, encoded by the exons atggaagTAGAAAAAAGGCAGCTTGAACCGAGCAATTGTAGTGGAGATGCAGGAATAACGAATGTTTCTCTAATGGCAACAAACTCCGtagataaatcaaatattgaagTTGCGGAAGATATGaacaaaacacaaaatcatAAAAGCCAAACTAATAAAGATGAAACAAGTGACGAAACAGCGAAGAAGCCTACACATAATTCAGCTATCAAAACCAATGAAGAAGATTCAAATAAGAATGAGAATATATCGGATGTATCGGTAAAACAACAAGAAGTCTTATTAATAAAAGTCACTGAAAACAATGAGGGCTCCAAAACTCCAAAGTTGGAAGAAAGTGCGAACAAAAATAGTCTTGATTTTAAAGAGACCAAAAGTggagaaaatttaaatgatctAAATGAATTTGAAGATTCGCAAGATGCTGTCGAGGATGACGAAAGTCAGAAGGAAGAAGCATCAACAGCTGACGATGACAACAGTCTTTCGCCTTCAACACAATCGCAATCACCACCACTTAGAGACACAACAATTGCGACATCAAGTGCATCCATTGCTTCAGCAATTGGGGTAGCGGCTTCCGTAGTTGTGGCAGCTGCCGGTATAAGAGCTTCTATTCCAGACACAATTTTATCGCCACCCAAGTCAGAAACACTAACCGATGATGCAAACACTGCTACATCATCCTCATCACCAGCATCGGATTCTCAGCTCTCGCCGATGATTACCGAAACCTCAATTGCGAGCAGTGCAGCACTTACCCCAACTACACCACCAGAAGCACCAGAAATGTCTGTCTCCAATAATAGTGGAGAGTCAACACCCTCTAAGACAGCTACCAAGAGGGGTGCCACCGATATTGACTCAGTTGCAGAAGGTGGTGGCAAACGCGTTATACAACCGATTAATCTTGTTGCAAACGGCACCATACCCAAATCTAGTGGGAAACCGCTAATGTCGGCcatgaataaaaaattgaaagaaaaaacgacACGTGCACCAAGACAAAGGAAACAAAAATCTACGTTGCCTATGTACGAAAGCGAG ATAAGCGACAataaaacgggaatcaaattaTGTATAAAGAAATCAGATTCTACGGGCAATTTGGCTGCTTCAACGGGAATTTTAGTACCAACCGTTACGGCGAAATCGGTAGAGACTACAACTACTGCTCCTAAGCAGACGCGCAAACGTTCCCGCAAAACGAAATCAAAGGCACGCGTCGATGACGACGAAAGTGAGCCTGAGGTAACGACGGTAAAGCGTGGGAAGAACAAGGCCAGCAATGCAGAACGTCAGAAGAAAGTCTCTTTTAGTGGCATCGAAGAACAAGGCGAGAAACATCGCGCCACAATTGAGCAAGGCGATTGGGGTGCACGGATCCCACAGGAAATACTCTTTAAG atttttgaaattctaGTTGATCGTGAAGGTTGTTTGCCAACACTTTGTCGACTTGGTCGTGTTTGTACACTGTGGCGAAATGTTGCGCTAACGCCATCATTGTGGAAAACTATGGATCTATCTACGTGGATAAAGGACAAATATCGCACCGAACTCAAACTAAAATGGTTTGTAGACAATCGATGCAGCGAGTGTACAGAATTGAATGTTG CCAACTGGAAAATGTCGGATATAAACTGCTTTCTAAATAAATTGGCGGTCGGTTGTCCAAATTTAACGAGCATTACTCTATCAGGTTGGAAAGGTTTCACTTCAGATCATTTGGCTTATTTAgcagaaaatatgcaaaaactgGAACGCCTCGATTTGAGTTCTGTTAAT GTGGAAATGAATGCGAGCAAGAGTGCAGTGGGCCCACAATCGCTCTGCAATGCATTACAAATAATGAATAAACGTTTAACGCATCTCTATTTGGCACATAATCGGCTGGCCGGGATCCCACAAATAGTCGCTACTTTGGCT ACACATTGCCCCAATTTGGTGAACTTAGATCTCTCAAATGTTACAACACAAGCGACTTCACACGGCATCTTTCACATTGAAAAGCTTCAGCATGGCTGCCCCAAATTAAAAGTACTACGAGTCACGAATTCACACATAACATGGGGGAATGCAACACTGCAAGAAGCG ATGGATTCGCCAGGTTTCCCAGAGCTCGAGGAACTCTCGGTGGCAGCTTTAACAGATGAATGCCGCGTTATCGGTGATGACCATTTGCAGCGCATATTGAAAACCAGTTCGAAACTAAAGCTCTTGGATGTGCGCGGTTGCGCACGACTCACGCACGAAAGTCTTATACGCCTACCTGCATGGGACAtcaagcatttatttttgtcattttgctCAGTGACACGTGATGTTGG CTCCGGCCTCGAGTTGATCGCCTCAAAATGGGCTCATAGTCTTATAGAATTGGACTTAGCTTGGGCGAATGTGCAGCAACCGCTTGACAATGCATTACGTGCATTGGCCGAAAAGGGCAGCGAATCGCCATTAGC GCATTTGAATCTCTGTGGTTCGTCGGTTTCAGATGAAGCAGTCAAGGAAATACTTGCAAACTGTGCGCACATGAGTTCAATAAATCTCTCATCGTGTCGTGGTTTACCGCGTGGTGTCAAACGTCTAATGCAAGGTCAGCAAGAGTTACAAGAACTGCGTGAAGTGCTTAAGGTGCAGATGAAAGTGAAATTGCCCGCTCAAATAAAGCAAGAGCAAGAGGAGGAGGAGCGACGGAAGCGCTTCGAACAATGCGGCGCAACTACTGACGCTGATAGCGGCGGTGGTGGCAGTAATGTTCAATCTAATTGA